In a single window of the Podospora pseudocomata strain CBS 415.72m chromosome 2 map unlocalized CBS415.72m_2, whole genome shotgun sequence genome:
- the NTH1_2 gene encoding alpha,alpha-trehalase nth1 (EggNog:ENOG503NXI5; COG:L) has product MDASDDSEIKLEDSDDDDEIKEQGSGREIKTEDSDDDEIKEEESDNNNNNNNNNNNNNNNNNNNNNNNNNNNNNNNNNNNNNNNNNNNNNNNNNNNNNNNNNNNNNNNNNTNNAPSIKEEYDCSSDYGNERSFRADALASDYSSSSDEEDIKSEYSSDHGLDREDDLLDDHIEDDGNFPDLPNATGSQSNPADAEDEHERTVFENLTASEEEVHGLPFSYHDHRLTVAAAARDRYDFLGSFPGYHELDAVTSVRIGGDLPRFPFLDGHGERPLSAEDDGLWDVLAGEEDDWRFEQDGFMGGDVLDDSVWDEFGGEDEVLRYEEEYLGVQMVGEFEGVYVEDGVTDAFELGCEGGEGDFEDEEDEIY; this is encoded by the coding sequence ATGGATGCCTCGGACGACAGCGAGATAAAATTAGAAGactccgacgacgacgacgagattAAGGAGCAGGGATCCGGCCGCGAGATCAAGACTGAGGActctgacgacgacgagataaaggaggaagagtctgacaacaacaacaacaacaacaacaacaacaacaacaacaacaacaacaacaacaacaacaacaacaacaacaacaacaacaacaacaacaacaacaacaacaacaacaacaacaacaacaacaacaacaacaacaacaacaacaacaacaacaacaacaacaacaacaacaacaacaacaacaacaacaacaacaacaccaacaacgccCCATCTATCAAGGAAGAATACGACTGCAGCTCCGACTACGGAAACGAGCGGTCTTTCAGAGCGGATGCTCTTGCTTCTGACTACAGCTCTAGctctgacgaggaggatatcaagTCGGAGTATTCTTCTGACCACGGATTAGACCGAGAAgacgacctcctcgacgatcacattgaagatgatggaaaCTTCCCAGATCTCCCCAACGCGACCGGCTCCCAGTCTAACCCTGCCGATGCCGAAGATGAACACGAACGTACCGTCTTTGAGAATTTAACTGCcagcgaagaggaggttCATGGGTTACCCTTCTCATACCATGACCATCGGTTGACCGTGGCGGCCGCAGCCAGGGATCGTTACGATTTCCTCGGGTCTTTCCCAGGGTATCATGAGTTGGACGCGGTGACCTCGGTGAGGATTGGGGGAGACTTGCCCAGATTTCCGTTCTTGGACGGACATGGCGAGCGGCCTCTGAGTGCTGAGGATGACGGGTTGTGGGACGTGCTtgccggggaggaggatgactgGCGGTTTGAGCAGGATGGTTTTATGGGGGGTGATGTGCTTGATGACTCTGTTTGGGATGagtttggtggggaggatgaggtgttgaggtatGAGGAGGAGTATTTGGGGGTGCAGATGGTTGGGGAGTTCGAGGGGGTTtatgttgaggatggggtcaCGGATGCGTTTGAGCTGGGGtgtgagggtggggagggggattttgaggatgaggaagatgagatTTATTGA
- a CDS encoding uncharacterized protein (EggNog:ENOG503P2J7; COG:S): protein MPKKVRCSLTDCKAVAQRISGDCAFCGGHYCSNHRLLEDHKCQGLEDCKKEAFEQNAMQLNKERTQVIRGV, encoded by the exons ATGCCCAAGAAGGTCAGATGCTCGCTCACCGACTGCAAGGCTGTCGCCCAACGCATTTCCGGCGACTGCGCTTTCTGCGGCGGACACTATTGCAGCAACCACCGTCTGCTAGAAGACCACAAGTGCCAGGGCCTGGAGGAC TGCAAAAAGGAAGCCTTCGAGCAAAACGCGATGCAGCTCAACAAAGAAAGAACCCAAGTCATCAGGGGTGTATAA
- the FDH1_1 gene encoding formate dehydrogenase (NAD+) (BUSCO:EOG09262PIH; EggNog:ENOG503NVMR; COG:Q): MSDTAGKTITCKAAIAWGPGQELSYEDVEVAPPKAHEVRIKIAYTGVCHTDAYTLSGKDPEGAFPVILGHEGAGIVESVGEGVTNVKPGDHVVALYTPECKECKFCKSGKTNLCGKIRATQGKGVMPDGTSRFRARGQDILHFMGTSTFSQYTVVADISVVAVQQDAPMDRTCLLGCGITTGYGAARITANVEEGSSVAIFGAGCVGLSVIQGAVANKAGKIIVVDVNPSKEEWSRKFGATDFVNPTKLPEGQSVVDKLIEITDGGCDYTFDCTGNVNVMRAALEACHKGWGQSIIIGVAAAGQEIATRPFQLVTGRVWRGSAFGGVKGRSQLPGLVQDYLDGKLKVDEFITHRKKLGEINEAFEVMKQGDCIRAVVTMDE; encoded by the exons ATGTCCGATACAGCTGGCAAG ACCATCACCTGCAAGGCGGCCATCGCCTGGGGCCCCGGCCAGGAGCTCTCCTACGAGGACGTTGAAGTCGCACCGCCCAAGGCCCACGAGGTCAGAATCAAGATCGCCTACACCGGTGTCTGCCACACAG ACGCCTACACCCTCTCAGGCAAAGACCCCGAGGGCGCcttccccgtcatcctcgGTCACGAGGGCGCCGGCATCGTCGAGTCCGTCGGCGAGGGCGTCACCAACGTCAAGCCGGGCGACCACGTCGTGGCCCTCTACACACCCGAGTGCAAAGAGTGCAAGTTTTGCAAGTCGGGCAAGACCAACCTCTGCGGTAAAATCCGTGCCACCCAAGGGAAAGGTGTCATGCCTGATGGGACCTCCCGGTTCAGGGCACGGGGGCAGGATATCCTTCACTTTATGGGGACGTCGACTTTCTCGCAGTACACCGTCGTGGCTGACATCTCTGTTGTCGCGGTGCAGCAGGATGCGCCGATGGATAGGACGTGCCTGTTGGGGTGCGGGATCACGACGGGTTACGGTGCGGCGAGGATCACGGCgaatgtggaggaggggagctCGGTTGCCATCTTTGGGGCGGGGTGTGTGGGCTTGAGCGTGATTCAGGGCGCGGTGGCGAACAAGGCGGGGAAGATTATTGTTGTGGACGTGAACCCGAGCAAGGAGGAGTGGTCGAGGAAGTTTGGGGCGACGGATTTTGTGAACCCGACCAAGCTGCCCGAGGGGCAGAGCGTGGTGGACAAACTGATTGAGATTACGGATGGGGGGTGCGACTACACGTTTGACTGCACTGGGAATGTGAATGTGATGAGGGCGGCGTTGGAGGCGTGTCATAAGGGGTGGGGGCAGAGTATCATTATTGGGGTTGCGGCGGCGGGGCAGGAGATTGCTACTAGAC CGTTCCAGCTTGTCACTGGTCGTGTGTGGAGGGGTAGCGCCTTTGGCGGTGTCAAGGGCCGGTCCCAACTTCCTGGGCTGGTGCAGGATTATCTtgatggcaagctcaaggtGGATGAGTTTATTACCCACCGCAAGAAGCTGGGCGAGATCAATGAGGCATTTGAGGTTATGAAGCAGGGTGATTGCATTCGTGCTGTTGTCACAATGGACGAGTAA
- a CDS encoding uncharacterized protein (COG:O; EggNog:ENOG503NXU7): MSGFLSLIAWSFLPNLVTGWTQTILYSILIRAGDPHPTPGTPRWAEHRRKIHIAVVTVYLLYTIYEADHDIQSTPSFYSSLGVPLTATEKEIKSRFRRLAAHFHPDKIKDSKIAADDANTYFVHLQLAQDTLTNGAKRFAYDRFGPEAVTGWQHCSSVADYVYRGFKGIVPYYTLAALSMYGFGLLGYLDWGKFERWLVLALLFLFESHAVTRPYPPVLLTKFINPFVTWFPGRQPYLQFQAITLAKKLALTLYLAFSQIGPLLTADTTSGNIVVGRGGRGTGNEEQELRKGLERLEGTVRRLDTDATNLLQLELAPFAGDEKGMGEVWRRVREWLVHNTIRSDPMVRDAMGRSLARRRTGAPVGARGTR, from the exons ATGTCCGGCTTTCTGTCTTTGATAGCCTGGAGCTTCCTCCCCAAC CTGGTAACAGGCTGGACGCAAACAATCCTCTACAGCATCCTCATCCGCGCCGGCGACCCCCACCCCACGCCGGGAACCCCCCGATGGGCCGAACACCGTCGCAAAATCCACATTGCCGTCGTCACGGTTTATTTGTTGTATACCATCTACGAAGCCGATCATGACATAcaatccaccccctcatTTTACTCCTCCCTTGGAGTCCCCCTGACAGCCACAGAGAAGGAGATCAAATCCCGCTTCCGGAGACTGGCGGCGCACTTCCATCCAGACAAGATCAAAGACAGCAAGATCGCTGCCGACGATGCGAATACCTATTTTGTGCACCTGCAGCTGGCGCAGGATACGTTGACGAACGGGGCCAAGAGGTTTGCTTACGATCGGTTTGGGCCGGAGGCGGTGACGGGGTGGCAGCATTGCAGCAGCGTGGCGGATTATGTGTACAGGGGCTTCAAGGGGATCGTGCCGTACTACACGCTGGCGGCGCTGTCGATGTACGGGTTTGGGTTGCTGGGGTATCTGGACTGGGGAAAGTTtgagaggtggttggtgctggcgctgctgtttttgtttgagAGCCATGCCGTCACGAGACCGTACCCGCCGGTTTTGCTGACAAAGTTTATTAACCCTTTTGTTACTTGGTTTCCTGGCCGGCAGCCGTATTTACAGTTTCAGGCGATTACGCTGGCCAAGAAGTTGGCGTTGACGCTGTATCTGGCCTTTTCGCAGATTGGTCCGTTGCTGACGGCTGATACGACGAGTGGGAACATTGTcgtgggaaggggtgggagggggacggggaatgaggagcaggagttgaggaaggggcttgagaggttggaggggacgGTCAGGAGGTTGGATACGGATGCGACGAATTTGTTGCAGTTGGAGCTGGCGCCGTTTgcgggggatgagaaggggatgggggaggtgtggaggcgggtgagggagtgGTTGGTGCATAATACTATTAGGAGTGATCCGATGGTGAGGGATGCTATGGGACGGagtttggcgaggaggaggacgggggcgCCGGTTGGGGCCAGGGGGACGAGGTAG
- the PFA3 gene encoding palmitoyltransferase for Vac8p (EggNog:ENOG503NZ5J; COG:S) produces MDATPLSRSPPPSPSPILPVARSATRQFPPILEAPSHDCESSTENMGSARRWARKIERTCCTCATYFPLAFVYGITTWAVYVLWDLCSVPSRVEWLGTTYKLVGFALYAMLNWCYTTAVFTPPGSTTNDHGYSTLPTHAAPSATSYTVKSNGELRFCKKCQARKPDRAHHCSTCRRCVLKMDHHCPWLATCIGLRNHKAFLLFLIYTTMFSLYAFLGSASWVWEEIFANTTYVENLMPVNYICLAIVAGIIGIVVGAFTGWHIYLATRGQTTIECLEKTRYLTPLRESMHRTYINQHTPGQGVQLPSYGQQLLDIHQNAIPGVTRPEEGEELRQEPSHPSVNPELQAGSRRFTPSEMEQYRARKRYEEFMDEQDATKLPNAFDLGAKRNLLHLFGPAPLLWPIPICNTTGDGWSWEPSPEWLEARDRIAREREQQRERERVAGWGADSDYPEPDPQPPMVRVDGGAGRHYLQPSRPASRVPSPLPSPGHRKAQSKADRILGRDPSLYVDDPVSPGLGAGQQDVNLRRLSPAGRTVEDELEEIDNEIDEEEQTEQVKQEEIRARKERIAMNVVTNGRWGAGARSPLLISSPRLGQGGSGTSSPRRGGMGSGASTPRREYDREDDDDGVD; encoded by the exons ATGGATGCAACGCCGTTATCCAGATCCCCTccgccatcaccctccccgatCCTTCCAGTTGCGCGTTCCGCGACCAGACAGTTTCCCCCTATTCTCGAAGCACCATCCCACGATTGCGAATCCTCGACAGAAAACATGGGAAGCGCTCGCCGGTGGGCGAGAAAGATTGAGCGCACATGTTGCACTTGCGCCACGTATTTTCCCTTGGCATTCGTGTACGGGATAACAACTTGGGCCGTCTATGTGTTGTGGGATCTCTGCTCTGTGCCATCGAGGGTGGAATGGCTGG GAACCACTTATAAACTTGTTGGCTTTGCCCTCTACGCCATGCTCAACTGGTGCTACACCACTGCCGTATTTACACCACCGGGAAGCACGACGAACGATCATGGCTACAGCACGCTACCGACCCACGCCGCCCCTTCGGCCACATCATACACCGTCAAGTCCAATGGCGAGCTCCGTTTCTGCAAGAAATGCCAGGCTCGGAAGCCCGACCGCGCCCATCATTGCTCCACCTGCCGCCGGTGTGTCCTCAAGATGGACCATCACTGCCCCTGGCTAGCAACCTGCATCGGTCTCCGAAACCACAAGgccttcctcctttttctcatTTATACCACAATGTTCTCTCTATACGCCTTCCTTGGCTCCGCCAGCTGGGTCTGGGAAGAGATCTTCGCCAACACTACTTACGTCGAGAATCTCATGCCAGTTAACTACATCTGCCTTGCCATCGTTGCCGGTATCATCGGCATTGTAGTCGGGGCATTCACAGGGTGGCATATCTATCTCGCTACCAGAGGCCAAACAACCATCGAGTGCTTGGAGAAAACTAGATATTTGACCCCTCTCAGGGAATCCATGCACAGGACCTACATCAACCAACACACTCCCGGTCAAGGCGTCCAGCTCCCTTCTTACGGTCAACAACTCCTCGATATTCATCAAAACGCAATTCCGGGTGTCACTCGGcctgaagaaggcgaggaacTTCGTCAAGAACCCTCGCATCCCTCCGTCAACCCCGAGTTGCAAGCTGGCTCGAGGAGATTTACACCCTCTGAAATGGAGCAGTACCGGGCCCGCAAGCGCTATGAAGAATTCATGGACGAGCAGGATGCAACCAAACTTCCCAATGCTTTCGACCTCGGCGCCAAGAGGAACCTGCTTCATTTGTTCGGCCCTGCCCCGCTATTATGGCCGATTCCAATCTGCAACACGACTGGCGATGGCTGGAGCTGGGAGCCCAGTCCCGAGTGGCTTGAGGCGAGAGACAGGATCGCAAGAGAGCGGGAACAGCAACGGGAAAGAGAGCGGGTGGCAGGCTGGGGAGCTGATTCGGATTACCCTGAGCCTGATCCTCAACCGCCCATGGTGAGAGTTGATGGCGGAGCAGGGAGACATTATTTACAGCCTTCCAGACCGGCCAGCAGAGTTCCGTCACCTTTGCCTTCTCCTGGTCACAGAAAGGCGCAAAGCAAAGCCGACAGGATACTGGGCCGCGACCCCAGCCTCTATGTGGACGATCCCGTCAGCCCCGGGCTTGGAGCTGGGCAGCAGGATGTTAATCTGAGGAGGTTAAGTCCCGCCGGgcggacggtggaggatgagctggaggagattgatAACGAGATtgatgaagaggagcagACTGAACAGGTGAAACAGGAGGAGATtagggcgaggaaggagaggatagCGATGAATGTGGTGACTAATGGGCGATGGGGTGCCGGGGCGAGGAGTCCGTTGCTGATTAGCAGTCCCAGACTAGGACAGGGAGGAAGTGGGACGAGTTCACcgaggcggggggggatgggCAGTGGTGCGAGtacgccgaggagggagtaTGAtagggaggatgatgatgatggggttgattgA
- a CDS encoding uncharacterized protein (EggNog:ENOG503NZIA; COG:S; BUSCO:EOG092640ET), translating into MWWLINACSSAIFLFSIVLSIPIAFDVGGRDAGLAYSLSLFLFYIFYSTSKLITPEKSRIRWFFKSLVGLSQWIVIPALLIWALNRFSVDADSANWVSRTFAHVTGHHKSWREWFWGSEGFVENVALGSWDNTLSYSSPVFQLLEGFCSLLVIQAAGQIARWLVNRGRSDTWITLLIISGAISSMAIYFLWRVMCFPQIGNFDATLIGVAMTSAFFLCGFGIASGRGNPIESSLLFAYTVLCVYQIFTDYQPSPEAAAAAEAAAAAQPDFPPLPPILMASYTTLIHMLSSLPSAFGLSFQFLYAAFQTITPSVIISLTYRTIVFYCATRIIPAVRELGAQAIMEEPTLDESDGANRVLGFLSWFSPSILIAVYTSLLLQHFTIADGDELGWTLRAGDAGGSTWRWINLTATMGLYAIELYLGGDGDGGAHWKTD; encoded by the exons ATGTGGTGGCTCATCAACGCCTGCTCGAGTGCCATTTTCCTGTTCAGCATCGTCCTCTCGATACCAATCGCTTTCGATGTCGGGGGCCGTGATGCTGGCCTGGCTTATTCGCTATCACTTTTCCTTTTCTACATTTTCTACAGTACCAGCAAGCTTATAACGCCGGAGAAGTCTCGGATACGCTGGTTCTTCAAGAGTCTAGTTGGGTTATCACAATGGATTGTTATACCCGCATTGTTGATTTGGGCTCTCAACCGTTTCTCGGTCGATGCCGATAGTGCCAACTGGGTGTCACGTACGTTTGCCCACGTTACAGGGCACCACAAGAGCTGGAGAgagtggttttgggggtCTGAAGGTTTTGTGGAAAACGTTGCGTTAGGCTCTTGGGACAATACCTTGAGTTATTCGAGCCCTGTTTTCCAACTTCTCGAGGGCTTCTGCAGCTTGTTGGTGATCCAGGCTGCTGGTCAGATTGCGAGATGGCTGGTCAACCGGGGAAGAAGTGACACCTGG ATCACGCTCCTGATAATATCAGGTGCCATCAGCTCCATGGCCATTTACTTCTTATGGCGTGTCATGTGCTTCCCACAAATCGGCAACTTCGATGCCACGCTCATCGGCGTTGCCATGACCtcagccttcttcctctgcgGTTTTGGCATTGCCAGCGGCCGAGGGAATCCGATCGAGTCTTCCCTTCTTTTTGCGTACACGGTTCTCTGTGTCTATCAGATTTTCACCGATTATCAGCCCTCGCCCGAGGCTGCCGCCGCAGCggaagctgccgctgctgcgcAGCCGGATTTTCCGCCTCTGCCGCCCATCCTCATGGCCTCCTACACCACTCTGATCCACATGCTCAGCAGCCTTCCGTCGGCTTTTGGTTTATCATTCCAGTTTCTTTACGCGGCATTCCAAACCATCACCCCTAGCGTCATCATCTCGCTGACATATCGCACCATCGTTTTCTATTGCGCTACGAGAATTATTCCGGCTGTTAGAGAGTTGGGTGCTCAGGCTATTATGGAAGAGCCCACGCTCGACGAAAGCGATGGCGCCAACCGTGTTCTTGGTTTCCTCAGCTGGTTTTCGCCTTCTATTCTGATTGCGGTATACACCAGTTTGCTCCTGCAGCACTTTACTATTGCCGATGGCGACGAGCTCGGCTGGACTCTCCGGGCCGGCGATGCTGGTGGCAGTACTTGGCGGTGGATCAACTTGACGGCCACCATGGGACTTTATGCCATCGAGTTGTacctcggtggtgatggtgatggtggcgcgCACTGGAAGACGGACTGA
- a CDS encoding uncharacterized protein (EggNog:ENOG503Q3SX), producing the protein MRPEVVSVGPSASSMEIVGEETVDPPRPSPPSSSSTPPTPTTFILETEPQPQQQHQTSGFFARIRSSVMASLEKRKLGGVKVEYTEIPSSELEHEEQGLETVNGEPASCSKCGQPSSRHGRGGQRKKGLWKSWGLQLRVTVLGVGLLALILLLNLLSAIKDSLIGARHNDYDPFVNWGQPNTGTEDLSWYPTDFLRDVIPLPCHSHNDYWRRVPLFDALYAGCTGVEADVWLFNNDLLVGHDLASLQVNRTFQSLYVNPIVDILEKQNPKTPYYNGTLNGVFDVDPAQTLVLLIDLKTSGHETWPHVLRQLDPLRERGWLSFYEDGEFHSRPVTVVGTGNTPFDLILTPPYPTTTTTTAKYSNSTSPPDRDAFFDAPLDKLLPDSPYNSSNSYYASVSFFRSIGITQWWKGGEPTAGQLAKIRGHLAAAKERGLVSRYWELPAWPIHVRNKIWEVLVGEGMGMLNVDDLKGATSEDWRRIRTWRRILRLF; encoded by the exons ATGCGCCCAGAAGTGGTCTCGGTGGGGCCGTCTGCCAGCAGCATGGAGATCGTCGGGGAGGAGACAGTGGATCCGCCGAGaccatcgccgccatcatcatcatcgacgccGCCAACTCCGACCACCTTCATCCTCGAAACTgaaccacaaccacaacaacaacaccaaacgAGCGGGTTTTTTGCCAGGATACGCTCCTCTGTCATGGCGTCACTtgagaagaggaagttggGCGGTGTAAAGGTGGAATACACCGAGATTCCCAGCAGCGAACTTGAGCATGAAGAGCAGGGTCTGGAGACGGTGAATGGTGAGCCAGCGAGCTGCAGCAAATGCGGGCAACCATCATCACGgcatggaagaggagggcagaggaagaaggggctGTGGAAGTCGTGGGGGTTGCAATTGCGGGTTACGGTGCTTGGAGTAGGATTGTT agccctcatcctcctcctcaacctcctctccgccatcAAAGACTCCCTCATCGGCGCCCGCCACAATGACTACGACCCCTTTGTCAACTGGGGCCAACCCAACACCGGCACGGAGGATCTCTCCTGGTACCCAACTGACTTCCTCCGGGAcgtcatccccctcccctgccACTCCCACAACGACTACTGGCGCCGCGTCCCGTTATTCGACGCCCTCTACGCGGGGTGCACAGGAGTAGAAGCCGACGTCTGGCTATTCAACAACGACCTGCTTGTCGGCCACGACCTGGCTTCCTTGCAAGTAAACCGCACGTTTCAATCCCTCTACGTCAACCCCATCGTCGACATCTTGGAGAAGCAAAACCCCAAAACACCGTACTACAACGGGACGCTCAACGGAGTCTTTGACGTCGACCCTGCCCAGACTTTGGTCTTGCTGATTGATCTCAAGACCTCGGGTCATGAGACTTGGCCGCACGTGCTGAGGCAACTTGATCCCCtgagggaaaggggatggCTTTCGTTTTATGAGGATGGGGAATTTCACTCGAGGCCTGTGACGGTTGTGGGCACGGGGAATACACCCTTTGACCTCATTTTGACACCCCCctacccaaccaccaccaccaccaccgctaaATACTCCAACtcgacctctcctcctgaCCGCGACGCGTTTTTTGACGCCCCGCTTGATAAACTTCTACCCGATTCCCCATATAACAGCTCCAACTCCTATTATGCCTCGGTGAGCTTCTTCAGGTCGATAGGTATTACCcagtggtggaaggggggcgAGCCAACAGCTGGGCAGCTGGCTAAGATCAGGGGGCATCTGGCGGCggcaaaggaaagggggttggtgagcagGTACTGGGAGCTGCCTGCTTGGCCGATTCATGTGAGGAATAAGATTTGGGAGGTactggttggggaggggatgggcaTGTTGAATGTGGATGATTTGAAGGGGGCTACGAGCGaggattggaggaggattaggacttggaggaggatattgAGGTTGTTTTGA
- the ebp2 gene encoding rRNA-processing protein EBP2 (COG:A; BUSCO:EOG09265GXF; EggNog:ENOG503NU3U) codes for MAKKGAKLAAKAPIAKSQSNGVTDKKNIRKSNDPPVEAPIAETNEDEEWEDEDSEEDSDSEEEGGGVDFSKLEDINDSDSDSEINNSDSENEDNDDEEEESEIDVDDLNLDDMDPEEKEELAATTRVRQTINNKDALLAALKRISLVPTDIKKAASVPFAYHMTLVTSKPTQDVIPSIDDDLERELAFLNAARESALKARNLLKKEGVPFTRPTDYFAETLRSDETMEAVKQKMIEAATAKKASAEARKQRDLKKFGKQVQVQKQQERAKEKRATLEKINELKKKRKDGGSASLGAREADDMFDVAVDNELGGGNKAGGKRGRSGGDHGPPNAKRQKKNEKYGFGGKKRFGKSGDAISSGDMSGFSAKRMKNGGGAGDGKKTTFSAMSAKAKGSKPRLGKDKRKGGAGRR; via the exons atggccaagaagggcgCAAAACTCGCCGCAAAGGCGCCAATCGCCAAGTCGCAATCAAACGGAGTCACAGACAAGAAGAACATAAGAAAGTCCAACGACCCACCAGTCGAAGCCCCTATCGCCGAAACCAACGAGGACGAAGAGtgggaagatgaagacagcGAGGAGGACTCCGActcggaagaagaagggggcggCGTCGACTTTTCCAAACTAGAAGACATCAAcgactccgactccgacTCAGAAATCAACAATTCCGACTCCGAAAACGaggacaacgacgacgaagaagaagaatccGAAATCGACGTCGacgacctcaacctcgacgacaTGGACCccgaagaaaaggaagaactcgccgccaccacccgcgTCCGCCAAACAATCAACAACAAGgacgccctcctcgccgccctgaAGCGCATCTCCCTCGTGCCCAccgacatcaagaaggccgccTCGGTCCCCTTTGCTTACCACATGACCCTCGTCACGTCCAAGCCCACCCAAGATGTCATCCCCTCcatcgacgacgacctcgagCGCGAGCTCGCCTTCCTCAATGCGGCGCGCGAGTCGGCTCTCAAGGCGAGGAACTTGCTCAAGAAGGAAGGGGTGCCGTTTACGAGACCTACCGATTACTTTGCCGAGACGCTCCGCAGTGATGAGACGATGGAGGCGGTGAAGCAAAAGATGATTGAGGCCGCAAcggcgaagaaggcttctGCCGAGGCGAGGAAGCAGAGGGACTTGAAGAAGTTTGGAAAGCAGGTTCAGgtgcagaagcagcaggaacgggccaaggagaagagggccACGTTGGAGAAGATTAatgagttgaagaaga AACGCAAAGACGGCGGCTCTGCCTCCCTCGGTGCGAGGGAAGCAGACGACATGTTTGATGTCGCTGTTGATAACGAgcttggcggcggcaacaaGGCTGGCGGCAAGAGAGGAAGGTCAGGGGGTGATCATGGTCCTCCTAATGCCAAGCGTCAGAAGAAGAATGAAAAGTATGGGTTTGGGGGCAAGAAGAGGTTCGGCAAGAGCGGCGATGCGATTAGCTCGGGGGATATGTCGGGTTTCAGcgcgaagaggatgaagaacGGGGGTGGGGCGGGTGAtgggaagaagacgacgtTTAGTGCTATGAGTGCGAAGGCGAAGGGGAGTAAGCCTAGGTTGGGGAAGGACAAGAGGAAGGgcggggcggggaggaggtaa